In one Suricata suricatta isolate VVHF042 chromosome 9, meerkat_22Aug2017_6uvM2_HiC, whole genome shotgun sequence genomic region, the following are encoded:
- the INF2 gene encoding inverted formin-2 translates to MRRQDGVRGSPRQGLEWVGRGSRKVLRIWLGKMSVKEGAQRKWAVLKEKLGAQDADPTEANLESADPELCIRLLQMPSVVNYSGLRKRLESSDGGWMVQFLEQSGLDLLLEALARLSGRGVARIADALLQLTCISCVRAVLNAPRGIQYILSNQAYVRQLSLALDTSNVMVKKQVFELLAALCIYSPEGHVLTLDALDHYKTVCSQQYRFSVIMNELSDSDNVPYVVTLLSVINAIILGPEDLRTRSQLRGEFTGLQLLDILTRLRDLEDADLLIQLEAFEEAKAEDEEELLRVCGGINMNSHQEVFASVFHKVSCSPVSAQLLSVLQGLLYLEPSLPSSQLLWEALESLVNRAVLLASDVQECTLEGMVERLLSVKGRPRPSSQSKAHKSVQADLGHGQRGSVPQNSGTPKAGMEGPQPEADLSNLHMVEDATAPQLKAPPPPAPPLPGSTAGTPPPPPPPPPPPPPPLPPPLPGLGAPAPPPAPPLPGATEGPPPPPPLPGLGAPAPPPPPPPPLPGPPPPPPLPGLGAPAPPPPPPPPLPVSSGALPPPPPPLPGMGCPPPPPPPLPGTGGGAPPPPPLPGTSGPSPTDGVEEVIVAHVGPSLGSTWVPSHRRVHAPTVRMKKLNWQKLPSNVVQEHSSMWASLSSLGAEVVEPDFSSIERLFCFPEAKPKERAAAPARKEPKEITFLDSKKSLNLNIFLKQFRCSNEDVTAMIRAGDTTKFDVEVLKQLLKLLPEKHEVENLRAFTEDRTKLANADQFYLLLLGIPCYQLRVECMLLCEGAAVVLDMLQPKAQLVLAACNSLLTSHRLPIFCQLILKIGNFLNYGSHTGDADGFKISTLLKLTETKSQQSRVTLLHHVLEEVEKSHPELLQLPRDLEQPSQAAGINLELIRSESSTNLKKLLDMERKVRSSLPEVQEQYAQRLQANIEASQALDEVLQAIEQKKLELASYLCEDTQLLSLEDTFSTMKTFRDLFLRALKDNKDRKEQAAKAERRKQQLAEEEARRPRGEDGKPVRRGVGKQEEVCVIDALLADIRKGFQLRKTARGRGDTEGGSKAAALEPLRDKAPAATRDPAGGTSCPASEPHGRVLEDTLAHSPQFTAEPPEEAGPGALERRSSWYTDASDLLAAEDPQSPPAPPGAWPVLLGGAQALKPLMLSGHPPSRTTGTSQAAEDPAAPRDTCLAEADGTAHTPETTAPRGHSAAGDEEDSALDSALDTSLDRSFSEDAAMDSSGSGTLPRPRERASKGTGKRRKKRPPRSQEEVAPDPDDNKTKRFCVIQ, encoded by the exons ATGAGGCGCCAGGACGGCGTGAGGGGCAGCCCGCGGCAGGGCCTGGAATGGGTGGGCAGAGGCAGCCGGAAGGTCTTGCGCATCTGG CTCGGCAAGATGTCGGTGAAGGAGGGTGCGCAGCGCAAGTGGGCAGTGCTGAAAGAGAAGCTGGGGGCTCAGGACGCGGACCCCACAGAGGCCAACCTGGAGAGCGCGGACCCCGAGCTGTGCATCCGGCTGCTGCAGATGCCGTCCGTGGTCAACTACTCGGGGCTGCGCAAGCGCCTGGAGAGCAGCGACGGCGGCTGGATGGTGCAGTTCCTGGAGCAGAGCGGCCTGGACCTGCTGCTCGAGGCCCTGGCGCGCCTGTCCGGCCGCGGGGTGGCCCGCATCGCCGACGCCCTCCTGCAGCTCACCTGCATCAGCTGCGTGCGCGCCGTCTTGAACGCGCCGCGGGGGATCCAGTACATCCTCAGCAACCAGGCCTACGTGCGCCAGCTCTCCCTCG CTCTGGACACGTCCAATGTGATGGTCAAGAAGCAGGTGTTTGAGCTGCTGGCTGCCTTGTGCATCTACTCGCCCGAGGGCCACGTGCTGACCCTGGATGCCCTGGACCACTACAAG ACCGTGTGCAGCCAGCAGTACCGCTTCAGTGTCATCATGAACGAGCTCTCGGACAGCGACAACGTGCCCTACGTCGTCACCCTGCTCAGTGTGATCAACGCCATCATCCTGGGCCCTGAGGACCTCCGCACCCGCTCGCAGCTGCGCGGGGAGTTCACTG GGCTGCAGCTGCTGGACATCCTGACACGGCTGCG GGACCTGGAGGACGCAGACCTGCTGATCCAGCTGGAGGCCTTCGAGGAGGCCAAGGCCGAGGATGAGGAGGAGCTGCTGCGCGTCTGCGGCGGCATCAACATGAACAGCCATCAGGAGGTCTTTGCCTCTGTGTTCCACAAG GTGAGCTGCTCCCCAGTGTCTGCCCAGCTGCTGTCCGTGCTGCAGGGCCTGCTCTACCTGgagcccagcctcccctccagccagCTGCTCTGGGAGGCCCTGGAGAGCCTGGTGAACCGGGCCGTGCTCCTGGCCAGTGATG TCCAGGAATGCACCCTGGAGGGGATGGTGGAGCGGCTCCTGTCAGTCAAGGGGCGGCCGCGCCCGAGTTCCCAGAGCAAGGCCCACAAGAGTGTCCAGGCTGACCTAGGGCACGGTCAGAGGGGCAGCGTGCCCCAAAACAGTGGCACCCCGAAGGCGGGGATGGAGGGCCCGCAGCCGGAGGCGGATCTCAGCAACCTGCACATGGTCGAGGACGCGACTGCTCCACAGCTGaaagccccgcccccacctgcacCCCCTCTTCCCGGCTCCACCGCagggacccctccccctccccctccccccccacccccaccgcctcctcccctccctcccccactgccaggcctgggggccccagctcccccacctgctcccccactCCCTGGCGCCACTGAgggcccccctcctcctcccccactgccaggcctgggggccccagcccccccaccccctccaccacccccattGCCT ggcccccctcctcctcccccactgccaggcctgggggccccagcccccccaccccctccaccacccccattGCCTGTCTCTAGCggggccctgcctcccccacctccaccgcTCCCAGGCATGgggtgcccacccccacccccacccccactgcctggCACAGGCGGGggggcccctccacccccacccctgccgggtACCTCTGGCCCCTCTCCCACCGATGGCGTGGAGGAGGTCATCGTGGCTCATGTGggccccagcctgggctccaCCTGGGTCCCAAGCCACCGGCGGGTGCACGCTCCCACTGTGCGTATGAAAAAACTCAACTGGCAGAAGCTGCCGTCCAATGTGGTGCAAG AGCACAGCTCCATGTGGGCCTCGCTGAGCAGCCTGGGCGCCGAGGTGGTGGAGCCGGACTTCTCCAGCATCGAGCGGCTCTTCTGCTTCCCCGAGGCCAAGCCCAAGGAGCGAGCGGCGGCCCCGGCCAGGAAGGAGCCCAAGGAG ATCACTTTTCTGGACTCCAAGAAGAGCCTGAACCTCAACATCTTCCTGAAGCAGTTTCGATG CTCCAACGAGGACGTCACTGCTATGATCCGGGCCGGGGACACCACGAAATTCGACGTGGAGGTCCTCAAGCAGCTCCTCAAGCTCCTCCCTGAGAAGCACGAG GTTGAAAACCTACGCGCGTTCACGGAGGACCGGACCAAGCTGGCCAACGCCGACCAGTTCTACCTCCTCCTGCTGGGCATTCCCTG CTACCAGCTGCGGGTGGAGTGCATGCTACTGTGTGAGGGCGCGGCGGTGGTGCTGGACATGCTGCAGCCCAAGGCCCAGCTGGTGCTCGCCGCCTGCAACA GCCTGCTCACCAGCCACCGGCTGCCCATCTTCTGCCAGCTGATCCTGAAAATAGGAAACTTCCTCAACTAT GGCAGCCACACGGGGGACGCCGACGGCTTCAAGATCAGCACACTGCTCAAGCTCACGGAGACCAAGTCCCAGCAGAGCCGGGTGACGCTGCTGCACCACGTGCTGGAG GAGGTGGAGAAGAGCCACCCGGAGCTCCTGCAGCTCCCGAGGGACCTGGAACAGCCCTCCCAGGCAGCGGG GATCAACCTTGAGCTCATCCGCTCCGAGTCCAGCACCAACCTGAAGAAGCTTCTGGACATGGAGCGGAAGGTGCGCTCCTCCCTCCCCGAGGTGCAGGAGCAGTACGCACAGCGCCTCCAG GCCAACATCGAGGCCTCCCAGGCCCTGGACGAGGTGCTCCAGGCCATCGAGCAGAAGAAGCTAGAGCTGGCCAGCTACCTGTGCGAGGACACTCAGCTCCTGTCCCTGGAGGACACGTTCAGCACCATGAAGACCTTCCGGGACCTCTTCCTCCGGGCCCTGAAG GACAACAAGGACCGGAAGGAGCAGGCGGCGAAGGCggagaggaggaagcagcagCTGGCCGAGGAGGAGGCGCGGAGGCCGCGGGGCGAGGACGGGAAGCCCG TCAGGAGGGGAGTCGGGAAGCAGGAGGAAGTGTGTGTCATCGACGCCCTGCTGGCCGACATCAGGAAGGGTTTCCAGCTGCGGAAAACGGCCCGTGGCCGAGGGGACACAGAGGGCGGCAGCAAGGCAGCTGCCTTGGAGCCCCTGAGGGACAAGGCGCCTG CAGCCACCAGGGACCCTGCAGGAGGCACCAGCTGCCCCGCCTCTGAGCCTCACGGCAGGGTCCTTGAGGACACCCTGGCCCACAGCCCGCAGTTCACGGCTGAGCCACCGGAGGAGGCGGGGCCGGGGGCCCTGGAGAGGCGTTCTTCCTGGTACACCGATGCCAGCGACCTCCTGGCCGCAGAGGACCCCCagagccccccggcccccccggGGGCCTGGCCGGTGCTGCTGGGAGGAGCTCAGGCCCTGAAGCCTCTCATGCTCTCTGGCCACCCACCCTCCCGGACCACGGGCACAAGCCAGGCCGCTGAAGACCCCGCAGCCCCTCGGGACACCTGCCTGGCTGAGGCTGACGGCACAGCCCACACCCCGGAGACCACGGCCCCCCGTGGCCACAGTGCCGCAGGGGACGAGGAGGACAGCGCCCTGGACTCTGCACTGGACACGTCCTTGGACAGGTCCTTCTCTGAGGATGCGGCGATGGACTCTTCGGGGTCCGGCACCCTCCCCAGGCCCCGGGAACGAGCCTCGAAGGGGACGGGCAAACGGAGGAAGAAGCGCCCCCCGAGAAGTCAGGAAG AGGTTGCCCCTGACCCTgatgataataaaacaaaaagattctgTGTGATTCAGTAA